From the genome of Aspergillus fumigatus Af293 chromosome 1, whole genome shotgun sequence, one region includes:
- a CDS encoding SDR family oxidoreductase/polysaccharide deacetylase family protein, giving the protein MSLYATTLKSANSCLLTDQGCKVTAYDLRPFEVSDTIGESYARLNIQRGDISDEESIRSGIALAVKRFGPINILIANAGITDESHDYPIWELPLETWEKTYSVNVRGTFLTIKHFLRAARTAQQAMGRELENLAIVVTGSETGVFGQEGHAEYASGKAGLQYGLVKSVKNEIVRLNSRARINAVAPGWVDTPMIEGRLDDPKELWAEAQATVCLKKIAKPEDVARTMAFLASHRAAGHITGQCLSVDGGMEGRLLWKESDPSNPKATSLARTQSIPQSLSPPKRNKIRVAVSIDLDAVSGWLGTGHHPDNILADYSAGFFAAKVGVPRLLRMLAKLNLADRCTWFIPGHSAESFPDEVAQVVASGAEIGLHGYAHEGAYQMTPQQERDVLVKCIDIATKLTGKKPVGYRAPLYQLRESTLDLLEEFGFEYDASLTDHDCHPFFAPRRPALQPIDFSQPASTWMHPIPSAGANAREDRRPLVCVPCNWYMEDMTPMQFLPHVPNSHGYTDVRVIENLWRDRFLWIRENEEEPIFPVLMHPDTSGMAHVIGMVERLLGWVKGWGDEVEFCQTREIARWFRERNATE; this is encoded by the exons ATGTCATTATATGCGACTACATTGAAGTCTGCTAATTCATGTCTCCTAACAGACCAAGGATGCAAGGTAACAGCATATGACCTCCGCCCGTTCGAGGTCTCAGACACTATTGGCGAGAGTTACGCCCGACTCAACATCCAGCGCGGCGACATCTCCGACGAAGAGTCCATCAGATCGGGCATTGCACTCGCCGTCAAGCGGTTCGGGCCCATCAACATCCTCATTGCCAACGCCGGCATCACCGATGAAAGCCACGACTATCCCATCTGGGAGCTCCCACTGGAAACATGGGAGAAGACGTACAGCGTCAACGTCCGCGGCACGTTTCTCACCATCAAGCACTTCCTGCGCGCTGCACGGACCGCACAGCAGGCTATGGGCAGggagctggagaatctgGCCATTGTCGTGACGGGAAGCGAGACGGGGGTGTTCGGGCAGGAGGGCCATGCCGAGTACGCATCCGGCAAAGCTGGTCTCCAGTATGGATTGGTGAAGAGTGTCAAGAACGAGATTGTCCGGCTGAATAGTAGGGCGAGAATCAACGCCGTTGCGCCAGGATGGGTGGACACACCTATGATCGAAGGGAGACTGGATGATCCAAAGGAACTGTGGGCCGAAGCCCAAGCTAC CGTTTGCCTCAAGAAGATCGCAAAGCCAGAAGACGTCGCACGTACCATGGCATTTCTGGCGTCGCACCGCGCAGCCGGCCATATCACGGGCCAATGCCTCAGTGTCGACGGAGGGATGGAAGGCCGCCTACTCTGGAAGGAGAGCGATCCATCAAACCCGAAAGCAACAAGCCTGGCTCGGACACAATCCATCCCGCAGAGCTTATCACCACCCAAACGCAACAAGATCCGCGTCGCAGTATCCATCGACCTCGACGCCGTCTCCGGCTGGCTAGGAACAGGCCACCACCCGGACAACATCCTCGCCGACTACTCCGCCGGCTTCTTCGCCGCCAAAGTCGGCGTCCCGCGGCTGCTCCGCATGCTCGCGAAACTCAACCTCGCCGACCGCTGCACCTGGTTCATCCCAGGCCACTCCGCCGAGAGCTTCCCGGACGAAGTCGCGCAGGTCGTCGCCTCAGGCGCCGAGATCGGCCTGCACGGATACGCCCACGAAGGCGCCTACCAGATGACCCCGCAGCAGGAGCGCGACGTCCTGGTGAAGTGCATCGACATCGCGACTAAGCTCACAGGCAAGAAACCAGTGGGCTACCGCGCGCCGCTCTACCAGCTCCGCGAGTCGAcgctcgatctccttgaggAATTTGGATTCGAATACG ATGCATCCCTCACAGACCATGACTGCCACCCCTTCTTCGCCCCGCGCCGTCCCGCCCTCCAACCGATCGACTTCTCCCAGCCGGCGTCTACCTGGATGCACCCGATCCCAAGTGCCGGCGCAAACGCACGCGAAGATCGGCGCCCCCTCGTCTGCGTCCCCTGCAACTGGTACATGGAAGACATGACCCCCATGCAATTCCTGCCGCACGTGCCCAACTCGCACGGGTACACGGATGTGCGGGTGATCGAGAACTTGTGGCGGGATCGGTTCCTGTGGATTcgggagaatgaggaggaacCCATCTTCCCTGTGCTGATGCATCCGGATACGAGTGGCATGGCACATGTGATTGGGATGGTGGAGCGGTTGTTGGGGTGGGTGAAGGGGTGGGGGGATGAGGTGGAATTTTGCCAGACGAGGGAGATTGCGAGGTGGTTTCGGGAGAGGAatgctacggagtag